The Oreochromis aureus strain Israel breed Guangdong linkage group 7, ZZ_aureus, whole genome shotgun sequence region ATCGTCCCCTAGCTGAAAAAGATGTGCCTCGATATTAAATCTTTTTCCTTAATGATCATTTTTGATCATAAAGCATGTTCTTGTCTGTGCTTGTATTGTCTAGCATTTGTCTTCTCTGTGTTACGCAAGcataattaaaaacatgagcCCTGCTGTGTTCCAGCTGATCCACCTTGAGATTAAACCAGCCATCAGGAACCAGATCATTAGGGAGCTGCAGGTGCTACATGAGTGCAACTCCCCATATATTGTGGGCTTCTACGGGGCTTTTTACAGCGATGGAGAAATCAGCATCTGCATGGAGCATATGGTAAAGCTTATTAATGTTATGCTTGCTAGTGTTTTTCTCGTAgggtttttgctttcttttacaGACTGTACTGAAAGTTCTCAGGTATTTCTTGTCCTCCATTTACAGCCTGGTTGGTATGGGAACAAGCTATTTTGatgaaatgtgttgtttttcacaaatttttattttgaatccTCTCCATTTGTCCCCGTCTGTTGTTCATAGGACGGTGGCTCCCTGGACCAATCACTGAAGAAAGCAGGCAAGATCCCAGAGCAGATCCTTGGCAAAGTCAGCATTGCTGTGGGTAGCTTTAACACCTCTCCCACTTATTTCATGCTCTGGCCGTCACACTAGAGCTAAGTTTCTTATACTTCTTTGGCAGTACCAAATTATCTGTGCCTTTGCTGTGCTGTTATGCAATATTTGTCTTTGCAGGTAATTAAAGGTCTTTCCTACCTGAGGGAGAAGCACAAGATCATGCACAGAGGTCACTATTTCAACTCAaatttaaacacataaatactCTTCCTTAGTTTTGCTATACATAAAGCCTAGATCAAATCATATGTCTGGCACTAGCAGAGAGGTGGAGATATGATTACACAGAAGTCTGATTTGGGTTTTGTATTAgccagtttgtttttgttatgtcTGAGGGGGAAGTTTAAAGCTCTTGTTTTTTCTGATAGTTACattttaacagatttttttcactttaacgTCTCTTTCTGTCAAGTTGTGGTCATACTGGGTGTAAAAGCTTGTTTTCTAACTTATAAGTGGAGGCGTGACCTGATAGCAACACAGTGATCACCTACCTGTTGTTTTAATACAAACTTAGAATACAGTCAATCCCTATTTAAAGGCTCAGTTAAATCTTTGTTGTAGGGATGAAACCGTAAAACGAGTCAGCACAAGCAGCACAAAATGCCTGCAGCAGTTTGTTCTGTGCTGATGCTGCCCGTTGAAACACTTGCCCACTGTGTTCTCCTAAACACTGCGTGTCCCTCTTTCAGATGTCAAGCCTTCTAACATCCTAGTGAATTCCCGTGGTGAGATCAAGCTGTGTGACTTTGGAGTGAGCGGACAGCTTATAGACTCCATGGCCAACTCCTTTGTGGGCACTCGGTCGTACATGTCGGTGAGTTAAAATGGAAAACTCGTCACTACTCTGGCTGCAAGTTTACGTGTGCCACTTAACATAGCTGTCATTTACCTGCCGGTTTATTATTGcaataaaataagtaaaagcTATTCTGCTGATAACTGACACTACTTATGTTATGTGTTGTTTAGCCCGAGCGCTTACAAGGCACCCACTATTCTGTTCAGTCGGACATCTGGAGCATGGGTCTGTCACTGGTTGAAATGGCCATTGGACGCTTTCCTATTCCACCACCTGATGCTAAGGAGCTCGAACAGATTTTCGGCTTCCCAGTGGAAGGGGAGGCAGCCTCCAGTGATTCCTCCCCAAAGCCGCGGCCCCCTGGGCGACCCGGCAGCTGTAAGTCTGAGAAGGCTCTGGTTCTTGCTGTAACTCTGAAGGGTAGCTTCTGAAGTTACAGCAGCTTTATATCATTTCAAAAAGTGCTGATGAAATAGCTCAAATAAGTTACAGCATAGTCATTGAAGTAATTACACAATGTCTAACCTACAAGGGGCTGATTATTTTGGTTCCATCCCCTTAACAGCATACGGCCCAGACAGCAGACCTCCAATGGCTATTTTTGAGCTTCTTGATTACATTGTTAATGAGGTGAGTTTACTGGATTTATCTACACATGCTGGTATGATGCAGATAGATGCTAGGCTACAGTGTATTAATGCCTTTAGGAGCAATTTAACGTGATATTTGACTTACACAAACCTCTAAATTTCAGCCTCCACCAAAACTGCCAGCTGTATTTAGTTCTGAATTCCAAGACTTTGTTAATAAATGGTAGGTAGAAGACATCGTTTTCCCTCATCTACACTGCACATCTTGTGCCACCTAGTGGTGTTTCACAGGACTACGCTaagatgttttgtttccactgCAGCTTGATTAAAAACCCAGCAGAGAGAGCAGACTTGAAACAGTTGATGGTAAGATTTGCACTCTTAATATTCACTTATTACACTCCTTATATTTATGCATCTAAAAGCTCTCCTTTTCTTCAGGTGCATCCTTTCATCAAAAACTCTGAAGCAGAGGAAGTTGACTTTGCTGGCTGGCTGTGCACCACCATTGGACTCAGTCAGCCTTTGACACCAACTCACGGTACCACAATGTGAGGCCTGTTCTGCCTACAACGCCCACATCAAAGTCTTCTAATGACTAATTTCTATTATTGGTATATAAAACTGTTTATACTGATTAAAGTGTACAAACCTACATGCCAAGTGAAACTATGTATTGAACAAGTCTTTGGGCTACCTTGCAGGCCTTCCTGAAAAGCCATCTTTTTTCTaaa contains the following coding sequences:
- the map2k1 gene encoding dual specificity mitogen-activated protein kinase kinase 1, translating into MQKRRKPEPIQLNPIPDGNTINGSGATETNLEALQKKLEELELDEQQRKRLEAFLTQKQKVGELKDDDFEKICELGAGNGGVVFKVSHRPSGLIMARKLIHLEIKPAIRNQIIRELQVLHECNSPYIVGFYGAFYSDGEISICMEHMDGGSLDQSLKKAGKIPEQILGKVSIAVIKGLSYLREKHKIMHRDVKPSNILVNSRGEIKLCDFGVSGQLIDSMANSFVGTRSYMSPERLQGTHYSVQSDIWSMGLSLVEMAIGRFPIPPPDAKELEQIFGFPVEGEAASSDSSPKPRPPGRPGSSYGPDSRPPMAIFELLDYIVNEPPPKLPAVFSSEFQDFVNKCLIKNPAERADLKQLMVHPFIKNSEAEEVDFAGWLCTTIGLSQPLTPTHGTTM